One window from the genome of Flavobacterium agricola encodes:
- a CDS encoding polysaccharide deacetylase family protein → MSALPILMYHNLVATNQKSKGLSLSAEKLEKQLQFLHAAQYTTYHLAELQNQTKIAPKSVVLTFDDVTRNQLQYAVPLLVKYNMKATFFIPFQYVGGFDGWNAGTEAIMSVSDLQNLPKNIELGYHSFAHANFAQIDAQAMQTDFNLSEQFITENKLDVYPAFAYPYGKYPKKKEEEKQQFFKLLNQNKMQFGLRIGNRVNQFPFKNPYEILRIDIKGEDSLLKFKLKLKFGKLRLF, encoded by the coding sequence ATGAGTGCTTTACCCATTTTAATGTACCACAACTTGGTTGCTACCAATCAGAAATCGAAAGGTTTAAGCCTTTCGGCAGAAAAACTAGAAAAACAATTGCAATTTTTACACGCTGCACAATATACCACGTACCATTTAGCTGAGTTACAAAATCAAACTAAAATAGCGCCTAAAAGCGTGGTTTTAACTTTTGATGATGTTACACGAAATCAATTGCAATACGCGGTGCCGTTGCTTGTAAAATACAACATGAAAGCTACTTTTTTTATTCCGTTTCAATACGTGGGTGGTTTTGATGGTTGGAATGCAGGTACCGAAGCAATTATGTCGGTATCAGATTTACAAAATTTACCAAAAAATATAGAATTGGGTTACCATTCGTTTGCGCATGCAAATTTTGCTCAAATAGATGCTCAAGCCATGCAAACGGATTTTAATTTAAGCGAGCAGTTTATTACAGAAAACAAGTTAGATGTTTATCCGGCTTTTGCATATCCGTATGGAAAATATCCCAAAAAAAAGGAAGAAGAAAAACAGCAGTTTTTTAAACTTTTAAACCAAAACAAAATGCAATTTGGTTTGCGAATTGGCAATCGCGTTAATCAGTTTCCGTTTAAAAATCCTTACGAAATTTTACGAATTGATATAAAAGGAGAAGATTCGCTTTTAAAATTTAAGCTAAAACTGAAATTCGGCAAATTGCGTTTGTTTTAG
- a CDS encoding pseudouridine synthase — protein sequence MLEILYQDEYLVAINKPHDLLVHQSPIARDASEFAIQLLRDQIQQKVYPVHRLDRKTSGVLLFALDKETNKNLTQQFTDKTITKTYWAILRGFAPQEMRIDYALFNDAGIEQDAVTQFKTLQTAEIQLPFGKHQTSRYSLVEAKPETGRMHQLRKHFAHIMHPILGDRPHGCNKQNKLWLETHNMNTMLLHAKTLQFQHPKLNTLITIEANLSDEFNRVAKILDFNLP from the coding sequence ATGTTAGAAATTTTATATCAAGACGAATATCTTGTAGCCATAAACAAACCACACGATTTACTGGTACATCAAAGCCCAATTGCTCGAGATGCAAGTGAATTTGCCATTCAGTTATTACGCGATCAAATTCAGCAAAAAGTTTATCCGGTTCATCGTTTAGACAGAAAAACTTCTGGCGTTTTATTATTTGCTTTAGATAAAGAAACAAACAAAAACTTAACCCAGCAATTTACCGACAAAACCATTACAAAAACTTATTGGGCTATTTTACGTGGATTTGCTCCGCAAGAAATGCGCATTGATTATGCCTTGTTTAACGATGCTGGAATTGAACAAGATGCGGTAACACAATTTAAAACCTTACAAACTGCCGAAATACAATTGCCCTTTGGCAAACACCAGACTTCAAGATACAGCTTGGTAGAAGCTAAGCCCGAAACAGGGCGCATGCATCAACTTCGTAAACATTTTGCGCACATTATGCATCCTATTTTGGGTGACAGACCGCATGGTTGTAACAAGCAAAACAAATTGTGGTTAGAAACCCATAATATGAATACCATGCTATTACATGCAAAAACGCTACAATTTCAGCATCCAAAATTAAATACCTTAATAACAATTGAAGCAAATCTTTCGGATGAATTTAATCGCGTTGCCAAAATATTAGATTTTAATCTACCTTAA
- a CDS encoding YncE family protein, with protein MKKIFGLALVASLLFSCSSDDNKSGNADGAVNYSEGIIVLNEGNFLSTNASVSWIDKGITAIKNNIYFDANQLELGDVAQSLAFSDDLVFIVVNNSNVVEVVNKKDFKKVTTITEQLNNPRYALVENGLLYVTNSNKTITVYNTNSFTLVKTITLDFAGELLVESNNKIYVGSNPYSAGKLAIINAATQAVENTIAFDASVKGLSEENGQVYVLTSGAITTIETITNNAVSKTNTFALAGANYLVEDRDNLYFTSNLGVYEISLAQLAQNASAKELFKVADGGWSALYGFNVIDGKVFTSDANAFTEESTITIYNTSGSVLATFKGGLGTNGFYQD; from the coding sequence ATGAAAAAGATTTTTGGATTAGCTCTTGTTGCGAGCTTACTATTTTCGTGTTCTTCTGATGATAACAAATCAGGAAATGCAGACGGTGCTGTAAATTATTCAGAAGGAATAATAGTGTTAAATGAAGGTAACTTTCTTTCTACAAATGCATCTGTTAGCTGGATTGATAAAGGAATAACTGCGATTAAAAACAATATATATTTTGATGCCAATCAGTTAGAATTAGGCGATGTTGCTCAAAGTTTAGCTTTTTCTGATGATTTGGTTTTTATTGTTGTAAACAATTCAAACGTAGTTGAAGTTGTAAATAAAAAAGATTTTAAAAAAGTAACTACAATTACCGAGCAATTAAATAATCCGCGTTATGCTTTGGTTGAAAACGGATTGTTGTATGTAACCAATTCAAATAAAACCATAACGGTTTATAATACCAATAGCTTTACTTTGGTTAAAACAATTACTCTTGATTTTGCAGGAGAATTGCTTGTAGAAAGTAATAATAAAATTTACGTTGGTTCTAATCCTTATTCTGCTGGAAAATTGGCTATTATTAATGCAGCAACACAAGCGGTTGAAAATACAATTGCTTTTGATGCATCTGTTAAAGGATTATCAGAAGAAAACGGTCAGGTTTATGTTTTAACTTCTGGAGCAATCACAACGATTGAAACAATTACAAATAATGCAGTTTCTAAAACCAATACGTTTGCACTGGCTGGAGCTAATTATTTAGTTGAAGATCGTGATAATTTATATTTTACTTCTAATTTAGGTGTTTACGAAATTAGTTTAGCACAATTGGCTCAGAATGCCTCAGCAAAAGAACTTTTTAAAGTTGCCGATGGTGGTTGGTCTGCTTTATACGGATTTAATGTGATAGACGGAAAAGTATTTACATCAGATGCTAATGCGTTTACAGAAGAAAGTACAATAACAATATACAACACGTCAGGTTCAGTTTTAGCCACGTTTAAAGGTGGATTAGGAACTAACGGATTTTACCAAGATTAA
- a CDS encoding peptide-methionine (S)-S-oxide reductase, with protein MNNKIGFGGGCHWCTEAVFQSLHGVEKVEQGWIDSEPPYNYPSEAMIVHYNETILLADLIAIHLLTHSSTKQHSMRGKYRSAVYYFNSDDEKRIATILEELKKQDLQNYITLNLKFVGFTQNKEMQLNYYLKNKKAPFCTAYISPKLTALRAKYGAKVKNDF; from the coding sequence ATGAATAATAAAATTGGATTTGGTGGAGGATGCCATTGGTGTACCGAAGCTGTTTTTCAGTCTTTACACGGAGTTGAGAAAGTAGAACAAGGATGGATTGACAGCGAACCGCCGTACAATTATCCATCAGAAGCTATGATTGTACATTATAACGAAACCATTTTGTTGGCTGATTTAATTGCAATTCATTTACTAACGCACAGCAGTACAAAACAACATAGCATGCGTGGCAAATACCGCTCGGCTGTATATTATTTTAATTCGGACGATGAAAAACGAATTGCGACAATTTTAGAAGAATTAAAAAAACAAGATTTACAAAATTACATAACCTTAAATTTAAAGTTTGTTGGTTTTACACAGAATAAAGAAATGCAGTTAAATTATTATTTAAAAAATAAAAAAGCACCTTTTTGTACAGCTTATATAAGTCCTAAGTTAACAGCTTTGCGAGCAAAATATGGTGCTAAAGTAAAAAATGATTTTTAA
- a CDS encoding phosphoribosyltransferase family protein: protein MENIILTDQEIKFKTKRIAYQIYETFVNEQEIVIAGISKSGYIFSQRIADELEKISDLKVIRCEVAINKSEPYQKINTSIQPEAYQNKAVVLVDDVLNSGATLMYGVKHFLDVPIKKLKTAVLVDRNHKNFPIKADFKGISLSTSLHEHIQVVFTENSAQALLS from the coding sequence ATGGAAAATATTATTTTAACTGATCAAGAAATTAAATTTAAAACCAAACGAATTGCTTATCAGATTTACGAAACCTTTGTAAACGAGCAAGAAATTGTTATTGCAGGAATTTCTAAAAGCGGTTATATTTTTTCGCAACGTATTGCCGATGAATTAGAAAAAATTTCTGATTTAAAAGTAATACGTTGCGAGGTAGCAATTAATAAAAGTGAACCATACCAAAAAATAAACACATCAATACAACCCGAAGCATACCAAAACAAAGCGGTTGTTTTAGTTGATGATGTTTTAAATTCTGGTGCAACCTTAATGTACGGTGTAAAACATTTTCTTGATGTACCGATAAAAAAATTAAAAACAGCTGTTTTGGTAGACAGAAATCATAAAAACTTCCCGATTAAGGCAGATTTTAAAGGCATTTCGCTATCAACTTCTTTACACGAGCACATACAAGTTGTTTTTACAGAAAATAGCGCACAAGCCTTACTAAGTTAG
- a CDS encoding DUF2200 domain-containing protein yields MKNDRVFKMKFSGVYPHYVKKVESKGRTVAELHEVIFWLTGYSEQQFQEILTNETNFETFFNQAPLLNPNVNKIKGVICGYRVEEIEDSLMQKIRYLDKLVDELAKGKKMEKILRD; encoded by the coding sequence ATGAAAAACGATCGTGTTTTTAAAATGAAATTCTCCGGAGTTTATCCGCATTATGTTAAAAAAGTAGAAAGTAAAGGAAGAACCGTTGCTGAACTTCATGAAGTTATTTTTTGGTTAACGGGGTACAGCGAGCAACAATTTCAAGAAATTTTAACGAACGAAACCAATTTTGAAACTTTTTTTAACCAAGCACCTTTACTAAACCCCAATGTTAATAAAATTAAAGGTGTAATTTGTGGTTATCGCGTAGAAGAAATTGAAGATTCGCTGATGCAAAAAATTCGTTATTTAGATAAGCTTGTTGACGAACTTGCAAAAGGCAAGAAAATGGAAAAAATTTTACGTGACTAA
- a CDS encoding DUF805 domain-containing protein, whose amino-acid sequence MTGFDYFKLCVTDKYATFEGRARRAEFWYFLLFNIIFNFVFLFLSLALVGATDNTVFFLIYLIYSVLIIIPSIAVCIRRLHDTNRSGWWYLLNFIPFGSIVLLFMYCYEGDVGRNGYGNDPKRPEVIIEFETINKIS is encoded by the coding sequence ATGACAGGATTTGATTATTTTAAGCTGTGTGTAACGGATAAATACGCAACTTTTGAAGGTAGAGCTCGTAGAGCTGAGTTTTGGTACTTTTTACTTTTTAATATTATTTTCAATTTTGTGTTTCTGTTTTTATCGCTAGCACTTGTTGGAGCAACCGATAACACGGTATTTTTTTTAATATACCTTATATATAGTGTTTTAATTATTATACCCAGCATTGCTGTTTGCATACGCAGATTACATGATACAAACAGAAGCGGTTGGTGGTATTTATTAAATTTTATTCCCTTTGGTAGTATTGTACTACTTTTTATGTATTGTTACGAAGGGGATGTTGGCAGAAATGGTTATGGTAACGATCCGAAACGTCCAGAAGTTATTATTGAGTTTGAAACCATAAATAAAATATCATAA
- a CDS encoding potassium channel family protein, with protein MIKFDSVKLAIIKKDVYSLLHVIILILSLFLIISISYDTFTNVPFQQESSYLKIQLWICLFFLFDFFLELIFTQHKLAYLKSHFIFFFISIPYLSIIDAYHIELSNEAAYFIRFIPLVRGGYALAIIVGRFTKSKVTSLFVSYLTMLLATVYFASLLFFVMEHNVNPAVVNYTDSLWWAFMNVTTVGSNIYAVTAVGRILSVILPSLGMMMFPIFTVYMTNEVQRVNKKTPKTPQNQ; from the coding sequence ATGATAAAATTCGATTCGGTCAAGCTAGCTATTATTAAAAAAGACGTTTACAGTCTTTTACATGTAATTATATTAATTCTATCGCTTTTTCTTATCATAAGCATTTCGTACGACACGTTTACCAATGTGCCTTTTCAACAAGAAAGTTCGTATTTAAAAATTCAGCTTTGGATTTGTCTTTTTTTTCTATTCGACTTTTTTTTAGAATTAATTTTTACCCAACACAAGCTTGCTTATCTTAAATCGCATTTTATATTCTTCTTCATATCAATTCCTTATTTAAGCATAATTGATGCTTATCATATTGAACTAAGTAATGAAGCTGCGTATTTTATACGTTTTATTCCGTTAGTTCGCGGTGGTTATGCGTTAGCCATTATTGTTGGCCGTTTTACAAAAAGTAAAGTTACCAGCTTATTTGTATCGTATTTAACCATGTTATTGGCTACGGTTTATTTTGCCAGTTTACTATTTTTTGTAATGGAACACAATGTAAATCCGGCTGTTGTAAACTACACCGATTCATTATGGTGGGCGTTTATGAATGTTACCACGGTTGGTTCTAACATATATGCAGTTACCGCTGTAGGCCGAATTTTATCGGTTATTTTACCTTCGTTAGGAATGATGATGTTCCCGATATTTACGGTTTATATGACCAATGAAGTACAACGCGTGAATAAAAAAACTCCAAAAACACCTCAAAATCAATAA
- a CDS encoding FKBP-type peptidyl-prolyl cis-trans isomerase: protein MSYTPPRPYDEVYAENIVQIEEYLNNHSINVTKNNNGDVINVVFDSIKDASTVSIMDQTEFPIKVLNFKSKDVTYKIYYLQLDDKPDNIEAFENEEYGNRPSGADAVIATYKGFTLDGKVFDSNELGARFDLTNVVAGWQLIMPKFRSGTSSFASDGTLQFSNYGSGVMFVPSGLGYYNSASAGIPAYAPLIFTFNLNQVFYLDQDNDGIPSRYEFGYNEDGTIIDTDGDGIPNYMDADDDNDGYLTIEEIKINGVVPPFNDILNCEGTTGGLKKHLNPACH from the coding sequence GTGTCTTACACACCACCTCGACCATACGACGAAGTTTATGCTGAAAACATTGTTCAGATTGAAGAATATTTAAACAACCATTCCATTAATGTTACTAAAAATAATAATGGCGATGTAATTAACGTAGTTTTTGATTCTATTAAAGATGCATCAACCGTGTCAATTATGGATCAAACCGAATTTCCTATTAAAGTTTTAAATTTTAAAAGTAAAGATGTTACTTATAAAATTTATTATTTACAATTAGATGATAAACCTGATAATATTGAAGCGTTTGAAAACGAAGAATACGGAAACCGACCATCTGGTGCTGATGCAGTAATTGCTACGTACAAAGGTTTTACTTTAGACGGAAAAGTTTTTGATTCTAACGAATTAGGTGCTCGTTTTGATTTAACTAACGTAGTTGCAGGTTGGCAATTAATTATGCCAAAATTCAGATCAGGTACAAGTAGTTTTGCATCAGACGGAACACTGCAATTTTCTAACTACGGATCTGGTGTTATGTTTGTTCCATCTGGTTTAGGGTATTACAACAGCGCATCGGCTGGTATTCCGGCTTACGCACCGTTAATTTTTACTTTCAACTTAAATCAAGTTTTCTATTTAGATCAAGATAATGATGGAATTCCTTCTCGTTACGAATTTGGTTATAATGAAGATGGAACTATTATTGATACCGACGGAGATGGTATTCCAAATTACATGGATGCTGACGATGATAACGACGGATATTTAACAATTGAAGAAATTAAGATTAATGGGGTTGTTCCTCCGTTTAACGATATTTTAAATTGCGAAGGTACAACGGGCGGCTTGAAAAAGCATTTAAACCCAGCTTGCCATTAA
- a CDS encoding shikimate kinase, which produces MNKIILVGYMGSGKSTVGKALANSLNIPFYDLDSIIEQNLGLSISEIFNQKGEVFFRKYEHQALHQFLENHSQFVLSLGGGTPCYANNHEVLKNTDIASFYLKTSINEIVNRLLQSNNQRPLIVGKSKEELTEYVAKHLFDRSYFYHQSKNTVLTDGKTTDAVVAELVSKLT; this is translated from the coding sequence ATGAACAAAATTATTTTAGTAGGATATATGGGCTCTGGCAAATCTACCGTTGGTAAAGCGCTGGCCAATTCCTTAAATATTCCGTTTTACGATTTGGATTCTATTATTGAGCAAAACCTTGGATTAAGCATTTCAGAAATTTTTAATCAAAAAGGCGAAGTTTTTTTTAGAAAATACGAACATCAAGCCCTGCATCAATTTTTAGAAAATCATTCTCAATTTGTTTTAAGTTTGGGCGGTGGCACACCTTGTTATGCAAACAACCATGAAGTTCTTAAAAATACAGATATTGCTTCTTTTTACTTAAAAACATCGATTAACGAGATTGTAAATAGGTTATTACAATCAAACAATCAAAGACCGCTAATTGTAGGTAAAAGCAAAGAAGAATTAACCGAATATGTAGCCAAACATTTGTTTGACCGTAGTTATTTTTACCATCAATCAAAAAATACAGTGTTGACTGATGGTAAAACAACTGATGCGGTTGTTGCGGAGCTTGTTTCTAAACTAACTTAG
- a CDS encoding DUF4252 domain-containing protein — protein MRKLTLLLFLLFTSLYAQAQAVFEPFEKHDKVKAVVVNKKMFDLMSKIKVDPNDTNAQNYLTLIKNLDYLRVLTTVDAPTAKLLVVTTNDYLSKNPLQEITNALNNGKLVKVYVKNTKNSDLIAELLMLIEDQQSANNITVMTLSGNFSLKSLSALTDKMDLPGSEAINNLSK, from the coding sequence ATGAGAAAACTAACTTTACTGCTATTTTTACTATTTACAAGTTTGTACGCGCAAGCGCAAGCAGTTTTTGAACCGTTTGAAAAACACGACAAAGTAAAAGCTGTGGTTGTAAATAAAAAAATGTTCGACTTAATGTCTAAAATTAAAGTTGATCCGAATGATACCAACGCACAGAATTATTTAACTTTAATTAAAAATTTAGATTATTTACGCGTGTTAACTACTGTTGATGCGCCAACGGCTAAATTATTAGTTGTTACAACAAACGATTATTTAAGTAAAAATCCGTTGCAAGAAATTACAAATGCCTTAAACAACGGAAAACTGGTAAAAGTTTATGTAAAAAACACTAAAAATAGCGATTTGATAGCTGAATTGCTTATGTTGATTGAAGATCAGCAAAGCGCTAATAACATTACAGTAATGACCTTGTCAGGTAATTTTTCACTAAAATCTTTATCTGCATTAACAGATAAGATGGATTTGCCCGGTAGCGAAGCAATTAATAATTTATCGAAATAA
- a CDS encoding transketolase has product MKPNTQQLNDLTIQVRRDILRMVHAVSSGHPGGSLGCAEFLVALYQNIMDRKEGFDMHGTNEDLFFLSNGHISPVLYSVLARSGYFPVAELATFRKLNTRLQGHPTTHEGLPGIRMASGSLGQGMSVAIGAAQAKKLNGDTHTVFSLHGDGELQEGQIWEAAMYAAAKNVDNYIATIDLNGKQIDGPTDEVLNMGSLKAKFDAFGWDVLEIKEGNNVEAILNGMADAKSRLGKGKPVCVLLYTEMGNGVDFMMHTHAWHGKAPNDTQLEAALAQNPVTLGDY; this is encoded by the coding sequence ATGAAACCAAACACGCAACAACTAAACGATTTAACAATACAAGTTCGAAGAGATATTCTTCGTATGGTACATGCTGTAAGTTCTGGACATCCTGGAGGTTCTTTGGGTTGTGCTGAGTTTTTAGTAGCCTTATATCAAAACATCATGGACCGTAAAGAAGGTTTTGATATGCATGGAACAAATGAAGATTTGTTCTTTTTATCAAACGGACATATTTCGCCGGTTCTTTATAGTGTTTTAGCACGTTCGGGCTATTTTCCGGTGGCAGAATTGGCTACTTTTAGAAAATTAAACACACGCTTACAAGGGCATCCAACTACGCACGAAGGTTTACCAGGCATCAGAATGGCTTCTGGTTCTTTAGGACAAGGCATGTCGGTTGCAATTGGTGCAGCTCAAGCTAAAAAATTAAATGGTGATACGCATACCGTTTTTTCGTTACATGGTGACGGAGAATTACAAGAAGGACAAATTTGGGAAGCGGCTATGTATGCAGCTGCTAAAAATGTAGATAATTATATTGCTACTATTGACCTAAACGGTAAGCAAATTGACGGACCAACGGACGAAGTTTTAAATATGGGATCGTTAAAAGCAAAATTTGATGCTTTTGGATGGGATGTTTTAGAAATTAAAGAAGGAAATAATGTGGAAGCTATTTTAAACGGAATGGCTGATGCTAAATCTCGTTTAGGTAAAGGAAAACCTGTTTGTGTTTTACTTTATACTGAAATGGGTAACGGGGTTGATTTTATGATGCACACGCATGCATGGCACGGTAAAGCGCCAAATGATACACAATTAGAAGCTGCATTGGCTCAAAACCCAGTTACTTTAGGAGATTATTAA
- a CDS encoding transketolase family protein, whose protein sequence is MKKYTNTGNKDTRSGFGAGLTELGQKNENVVALCADLIGSLKMDDFKKNHPERFFQIGIAEANMIGIAAGMTIGGKIPFTGTFANFSTGRVFDQIRQSVAYSDKNVKICASHAGLTLGEDGATHQTLEDIGLMKMLPGMTVINTCDYNQTKAATLAIADYVGPVYLRFGRPSVPNFTPENGEFVIGKAVLLNEGTDVTIIATGHLVWEALEAAEALEAKGISAEVINIHTIKPLDEEAILKSVAKTGCVVTAEEHNMLGGLGESVARTLSTNNPIPQEFVAVKDSFGESGTPDELMEKYGLTDKDIVAAAEKVIARKK, encoded by the coding sequence ATGAAAAAATATACAAATACAGGAAATAAAGATACGCGTTCTGGTTTTGGTGCAGGTTTAACCGAGCTAGGACAAAAAAACGAAAATGTTGTTGCACTTTGTGCCGATTTAATTGGATCGTTAAAAATGGATGATTTTAAAAAGAATCACCCAGAACGTTTTTTTCAAATCGGTATTGCTGAGGCAAACATGATTGGTATTGCAGCAGGAATGACCATTGGTGGTAAAATTCCGTTTACCGGAACGTTTGCAAACTTTTCTACCGGACGTGTTTTTGACCAAATTCGTCAATCGGTAGCGTACTCAGACAAAAACGTAAAAATTTGCGCTTCGCACGCTGGATTAACTTTAGGTGAAGACGGAGCAACGCACCAAACTTTAGAAGATATTGGTTTAATGAAAATGCTACCTGGCATGACGGTAATTAATACTTGCGATTACAACCAAACCAAAGCGGCAACTTTAGCTATTGCAGATTATGTTGGTCCGGTTTATTTACGTTTTGGTCGTCCATCTGTTCCAAACTTTACACCAGAAAATGGTGAATTTGTAATTGGTAAAGCTGTTTTATTAAACGAAGGTACCGATGTTACTATTATTGCTACGGGCCATTTGGTTTGGGAAGCACTAGAAGCTGCAGAAGCTTTAGAAGCAAAAGGCATTTCGGCTGAAGTTATTAACATTCACACCATTAAACCTTTAGACGAAGAAGCCATTTTAAAATCGGTTGCCAAAACAGGTTGTGTAGTTACGGCTGAAGAACATAATATGTTAGGTGGTTTAGGTGAAAGCGTTGCAAGAACTTTAAGCACAAACAATCCGATTCCTCAAGAATTTGTTGCTGTAAAAGATAGCTTTGGTGAATCTGGAACACCAGATGAATTAATGGAAAAATACGGTTTAACCGATAAAGATATTGTTGCTGCTGCTGAAAAAGTAATAGCAAGAAAAAAATAA
- a CDS encoding RNA-binding S4 domain-containing protein: protein MRIDKFLWCVRYFKTRSLAAEAIKKGHVSVNSQTAKASRDVFPSDKIVLRKDQINYEMVVLDLPPNRVGAKLVDMYIKDTTPQEAFDHLELLKLAKQHYRAKGQGRPTKKDRRDIEDYVEDIDTDDETTEKQA, encoded by the coding sequence ATGAGAATTGATAAATTTTTATGGTGCGTACGTTATTTTAAAACCCGAAGTTTAGCAGCCGAAGCTATTAAAAAAGGGCATGTAAGCGTGAATTCGCAAACTGCTAAAGCTTCTCGAGATGTTTTTCCTTCAGACAAAATTGTTTTACGTAAGGACCAAATAAATTATGAAATGGTTGTTTTAGATTTGCCTCCAAATCGCGTGGGTGCCAAATTGGTTGATATGTACATTAAAGATACTACCCCGCAAGAAGCTTTTGACCATTTAGAACTTTTAAAGCTTGCCAAACAACATTACCGAGCAAAAGGACAAGGAAGGCCAACTAAGAAAGATCGTCGAGATATTGAAGATTATGTTGAAGATATTGATACAGACGATGAAACTACTGAAAAACAAGCCTAA
- a CDS encoding DcaP family trimeric outer membrane transporter, with product MKNFLTTSLFLICIYCNGQRLVFKPHNDSPWSLDFSGYVQADVIVDNKKLTYIDGYYPTYMESNQTDYNTYITMRQTLVGVGINNNDAGLRGYVEFNFIGPNNQTQFNLRKIYLTYKNWLIGQDWSTLNDLGTWPNLLDFNGPNAALYARRIQIKYLEKISSKIEYAFSLEDPNTPSLTLPENDFMWKKNQIFPNVVGAFKYGAKSYIRGAAILSPISYKRNLNLSNDMQKMQTTLGYGIHASSLLYTNALSNFKLVAAAGSGIATNVISFWEEGYDAVVDPNNPTRLQKLPVYSGVAAYEHWWNNRWSSVLFYSYSNVGKGKYMEKNQYKTIQHFGINTIYQPTSYFKTGFDFTYGFVDRYQVSTTFESARLQLSTAFIF from the coding sequence ATGAAGAATTTTTTAACAACTAGCTTATTTTTAATTTGTATTTATTGTAATGGACAACGCCTTGTCTTTAAACCTCATAACGATTCTCCGTGGAGCTTGGATTTTTCAGGCTATGTTCAGGCGGACGTTATTGTTGATAATAAAAAGCTTACGTATATAGATGGATATTATCCAACTTATATGGAATCTAACCAAACCGATTATAATACCTATATTACCATGCGTCAAACGTTAGTTGGCGTGGGCATAAATAATAATGATGCCGGTTTACGTGGTTATGTTGAGTTTAATTTTATCGGACCCAATAACCAAACGCAATTTAATCTTCGTAAAATTTACTTAACGTACAAAAATTGGTTAATTGGCCAAGATTGGAGTACTTTAAACGATTTAGGAACGTGGCCCAATTTATTAGATTTTAATGGCCCAAATGCTGCATTATATGCAAGAAGAATCCAGATTAAATACTTAGAAAAAATAAGCAGCAAAATAGAATATGCTTTTTCATTAGAAGATCCCAATACGCCCAGCCTTACTTTACCCGAAAATGATTTTATGTGGAAAAAAAATCAAATTTTCCCGAATGTTGTTGGAGCTTTTAAATACGGAGCTAAAAGTTACATTCGCGGGGCAGCTATTTTAAGCCCGATAAGTTATAAGCGTAATTTAAACTTGAGCAATGATATGCAAAAAATGCAAACAACTTTGGGGTACGGTATACACGCATCTTCGCTTTTATATACCAATGCATTAAGTAATTTTAAATTGGTTGCCGCAGCCGGGTCTGGTATTGCAACCAATGTAATTTCATTTTGGGAAGAAGGTTATGATGCGGTTGTAGATCCTAATAATCCAACCCGATTGCAAAAACTACCCGTTTATTCGGGGGTTGCAGCTTATGAGCATTGGTGGAATAACCGATGGAGCTCCGTTTTGTTTTACAGCTATTCTAATGTAGGTAAAGGAAAATATATGGAGAAAAATCAGTACAAAACCATTCAACATTTTGGTATAAATACCATTTATCAACCAACTTCTTATTTTAAAACAGGATTCGATTTTACGTATGGATTTGTAGATCGATATCAAGTTTCTACAACTTTCGAATCTGCCCGATTACAACTTTCTACTGCTTTTATTTTTTAA